In Parabacteroides timonensis, the genomic stretch TGTGAAGCCCAATTTTTCGTCCAGAACCTTGTAAGGAGCGGAGAAGCCGAATGACTCGAGCCCCCATACCTTACCGTTTGCTCCAACCAATCCTTCCAGATTGACAGGCAGACCGGCTGTCAGACCAAATACTTTACTTCCTGTAGGAATAACAGATTCCTGGTATTCCTTGCTCTGGTTGCGGAACAACCCTTCGGAAGGAACGGATACGACGCGAACCTTTACGCCATCGGCACGAAGCAATGCAGCTCCTTCTTCCAACGTAGAGACTTCCGAACCGGAAGCTACCAGAATAACATCTGGGTTTGCGTCGCTTTCTACAATATAGGCACCCTTTTCAGCCTGCAAAGCTTCGTCGTAACGATTTTCTTTGGCGGGCAGGTCAGTAATGTTCTGACGGGAAAGAATCAAAGCGGTAGGAGTGGCTGTGTTTTCCATAGCCATCTTCCATGCAACGGTCGTTTCGATGACATCGGCCGGACGGAGAACCAGCATAGAGTTGTGTCCCTTATGGTTCTTCAGTTTTTCCATCAGGCGGATCTGTGCTTCCTGTTCAACCGGTTCGTGAGTAGGTCCGTCTTCACCAACACGGAAAGCATCGTGCGACCAGATAAACTTAACCGGTTGCTCCATCAATGCTGCCATACGAATTGCAGGCTTCATATAATCGGAGAATACGAAGAAAGTACCGCAAGCTACGATCACGCCACCGTGTAATGACATACCGATACATACACAAGCCATGGTCAGTTCCGAAACACCGGCCTGGAAGAAGGCACCACTGAAATCACCTTTTCTGAATGAATGTGTTTTCTTCAGGAAACCGTCGGTCTTATCCGAGTTGGAAAGGTCGGCAGAAGAACATACCATATTTTCAACCTTTGTTGCCAATACGCCTAATACTGTGGCGGAAGCGGCACGAGTTGCCTGGTTTGCTTTCTGTTCGATAGCTGCCCAGTCCAGTTCCGGAGCTTTACCTGAGAACCAGAATGCCATCTTTTCAGCCAGTTCTGGATTTGCTTTAGCCCATACTTCTTTAGCGGCATAACGTTCGGCTACGATAGCTTCCAGTTCTTTTGCACGTTTTGCATATAGTTCGGCAACATCCGTGAATACGGCGAACGGATTCTTTGGATCACCTCCCAGGTTCTTGATTGTCTCTTCGATAGATGCACCGGCTGCAGACAGAGGCTGACCGTGAGTGGATACTTTATTTTCGTAACTACTGTCGTCGGCTCCGCGGGCACCTTTACCCATAATGGTATTACCGATGATCAAAGTAGGACGGTTGGCTTCTGCTTTTGCTTCATCCAGTGCCTTACGGATTTCATTTACGTCATTTCCGTTGATGCTGATTACTTTCCATCCCCATGCTTCGTACTTCATGGCAACATTTTCAGCTGTTACTTCTTCTACGGTGGTAGAAAGCTGGATGTTGTTGGAGTCGTAAAACATGATCAGGTTATCGAGTCCGAGTGTTCCGGCAACACGTCCGGCACCTTGCGAGATCTCTTCCTGGATGCCACCATCGGATATATATGCATAAATAGTCTGGTTCATTACATCTCCCAGGCGGGCTTTCAGGAACTTGGCGGCAATAGCAGCACCCACTGCGTATGTGTGGCCTTGTCCCAGCGGACCTGAAGTATTTTCGATACCCCGCTTGATGTCTACTTCAGGATGACCCGGAGTAGGGCTTCCCCACTGGCGGAACTGTGACAGTTCTTCCATGGTGAATTTGCCAGTAAGAGCGAGGGCTGAATAAAGCATGGGCGACATATGTCCCGGGTCCTGGAAGTAGCGATCCCTGCCTTCCCATTCCGGGTTCTTAGGATCATAGACCAAATACTCTGAGAATAGTACATTAATAAAATCTGCACCACCCATTGCACCACCCGGATGACCGGAATTAGCCTTTTCTACCATTGACGCTGCCAGGACGCGGATATTGTCCGCTGCTCTGTTCATTACTTTAATATCGTTCATTTTGATGAATTAGTTTAATTTTTGTACAAAGATAGGGAATC encodes the following:
- a CDS encoding transketolase family protein; the protein is MNDIKVMNRAADNIRVLAASMVEKANSGHPGGAMGGADFINVLFSEYLVYDPKNPEWEGRDRYFQDPGHMSPMLYSALALTGKFTMEELSQFRQWGSPTPGHPEVDIKRGIENTSGPLGQGHTYAVGAAIAAKFLKARLGDVMNQTIYAYISDGGIQEEISQGAGRVAGTLGLDNLIMFYDSNNIQLSTTVEEVTAENVAMKYEAWGWKVISINGNDVNEIRKALDEAKAEANRPTLIIGNTIMGKGARGADDSSYENKVSTHGQPLSAAGASIEETIKNLGGDPKNPFAVFTDVAELYAKRAKELEAIVAERYAAKEVWAKANPELAEKMAFWFSGKAPELDWAAIEQKANQATRAASATVLGVLATKVENMVCSSADLSNSDKTDGFLKKTHSFRKGDFSGAFFQAGVSELTMACVCIGMSLHGGVIVACGTFFVFSDYMKPAIRMAALMEQPVKFIWSHDAFRVGEDGPTHEPVEQEAQIRLMEKLKNHKGHNSMLVLRPADVIETTVAWKMAMENTATPTALILSRQNITDLPAKENRYDEALQAEKGAYIVESDANPDVILVASGSEVSTLEEGAALLRADGVKVRVVSVPSEGLFRNQSKEYQESVIPTGSKVFGLTAGLPVNLEGLVGANGKVWGLESFGFSAPYKVLDEKLGFTGKNVYNQVKELLA